TTTCGAACGTAGTTTGTCGATCGCCAAATTACGTGAGAGATTCAGCATCCAGGTAAATAGTTTGCCCTTAGCTGCGTCAAAGGCATCAATCTTTTGATAAATTTTTAGAAAGGCATCTTGCAGCACTTCGTCAGCAATGTCCTGATCGATTACGATTCTGGAAACTACACCATACAAAGCCGATGAGTAGTTGGTGTACAAGTACTCAAAGCCTTTTTCGTCTTTAGCGATAAGCAGACGAACCAATTCCGATTCCTGGATTTGCAATTTGCTTTCTAATGCGTTTGTGTTGGTAGCGAAAAGATAGTGATTTTTTTATGAATATGATTGTCCTATTTCTACCCTAAATTTTCAACAAAAGGCTGTTGTCTTACCCGCTTGCCCGTAGCCGCATAAATCGCATTAGCCAAGGCCGCAGCAACTGGTGGTAGGGATGGTTCGCCCAGTCCCGTTGGGTCAATTCCGTTTTGTACGAAGAATATCTCTATCTCCTGAGGAGCTTCCTGGTGACGCATGAGCTTGTACTTGTTGAAGTTGCTCTGATCTGGTTTCCCATCGGTGAAAGTCATCTGACTGTACATGGCATGACCAATACCATCGATGATGCCGCCTTCTACCTGGTTTCTTGCTCCTTCAGGATTGACCACAATACCGCAGTCGATGGCACACCATACCTTTTGGATTTTCGGCAGATTGTTTTCCATTTTGATGTCGACTACTTGTGCGACATAGGAGTTGTGACAGTAATAGGCAGAAACTCCTCTAGATATACCGGGAGTAGCTTGCCCCCAATTAGATTTTTCTCTGACTAGCTT
The sequence above is drawn from the Reichenbachiella sp. genome and encodes:
- a CDS encoding RNA polymerase sigma factor: MQIQESELVRLLIAKDEKGFEYLYTNYSSALYGVVSRIVIDQDIADEVLQDAFLKIYQKIDAFDAAKGKLFTWMLNLSRNLAIDKLRSKEMSQRRKSDQVGDAVYKLDRESTPSQEDRIGVKELLDQLDENQRQVMDLVYFGGFTQAEAAEELNLPLGTVKTRVRSALIYFRKTLDVR